The genomic segment TAACAAAAAAATTACATCCCAATCCGCATAACTAGTTATTTTGTATAACATTTAACCAAGAGAATGGCATATGACCATATTAATACCAGAAGCGTGATCTCAAGCAGGTATGTTATTTGATCGAAGTCAAATGCTGGTAAAACAGAACTAATAGATAATCGGAAACTATTTACCACTATCATTATTTCTTAATGGAACCATTAATATGTCAAATGATAACCCACAACCCGTCCCATCTAAGGAGCTAAAGATTGGGGCCGGTGCCTACTTTGCACTGTTTTTTGCCGTTGTCTTTTTCTCTGGAATTTTTGGCCCAACATCCGCAACTACTCTCTGGATTGCCGCGCAGATTAAAGAGCTACATGCACAGAATCCGGAATTATCCCACTGGTTAACGGATTGGATTGTTCCATTATTATCAACCATTGATTTCACCACCCTCAATGGCTCGTTTGGTAAAGTGTTAACCGGCGTTAGCTAGGTCGATGATGCCCTAAAAGCCACTAATGGTACTTATCGTGGTACCGGTGGCAGTGGTGCAATGGAAGGTTTCCTGTTTGCCTTTGGCCTGATCCCTTCAGTTATGTTCGCTCTGGCAATGATCAATGTGCTGGAACACTATGGTGCTCTGAACGCAGCGCGTAAATTATTAAGCGTTATTCTACGCCCTCTTCTGGGCATTCCTGGCGTTACCGGTCTGGCTATTATTGGTAGCCTGCAAAGTACAGACGTGGGCGCATCACTGACTCGCGCTCTGGCGGATGAACAAAAAATCAATGCCAAAGAAAAAGAAGTGCTAACCATGTTCCAGTTTTCTGGTGGCGCCATGATTACTAACTTTTTCTCTTCTGGTGCCGTGTTATTCACTCTGGTACTGGCATCTGGTGAACTCGCTGTTCCAACCACCATTGGAGCCTGTATTGGCGTTATTTTCATTATGAAAATTGTAGGTGCCAATATCATGCGTCTTTATCTGACAACATTCCCAGATAAAGATGAACAAGAACAACAGCCATCAAACGCAGCGACAGAAAAATAATAAGGGAATAATGCATCATGTCTAATAACTCAAATCCAATGATCACTGATATTTTTGTTGCCGGAGCGCGTAAAGGCTGGGGAATTGCGACCACAAGTACACTACCTAACGTACTGATGGCGTTTGTCATTATTAAAGCATTACAAATCACCGGACTGTTAGATCTGTTAGGCAAGCTCTGCGAGCCTGTCATGGCGCTGTTTGGCCTGCCGGGAGAGGCTGCCGCTGTTTTAATTAGTAGCTTGATGTCAATGGGTGGAGCAATCGGTGTTGCCGTCAGTCTGTTCCAGAGCGGACATCTTAATGGCGAACATCTGGCAATTCTCGCCCCTGCAATCTATCTGATGGGTTCGTTAGTGCAATATGTCGGACGCGTTTTAGGCGTTGTCGGCACTAAGGGTAGCCGCATTCCATTAATGTTGCTTATTGCCGTTATCAATTCATTTGGTGCGATGCTGCTGATGAGAATCATCATTAATTTATAAGCGAATATGCCTGTTCAACACGAAACAATTAAGGAAGGATGAACCATGCAGTTAAACCAATATTTAGATGAATTACGTCCGCTGGTTAATATTGATTGTGGAACTCAAACCACCGAAGGCGTTGCCGTTGTTGCCGGTCTGATGGAGAAAAAATATAAGGATTTAGGCTGGCATGCAGAAATCGTTGATCTGGGTAAAGAGGTCGGCCCGGGCGTGTTTGCTACTAACAAACCTGGCGCCACTCAATTTGACGTATTGCTGATTGGCCATATGGATACCGTATTCCCACCGGGAACCGCAGCCGAGCGTCCAATGTCTACTGATGCAACCCGTTTATATGGTCCGGGTGCTGCGGATATGAAATCTGGCCTGCTGAATATTCTATGGGCTATTCGCGCACTGGATGATAAAGATGTGCAGAGATTATCCATTGCCGTTGCTATGAACCCGGATGAAGAAACCGGTTCAGTTTATTCTCATGAATGGTTGGGTAAATACGCTAAACAGAGCCGCTATGTGCTGGTTGCCGAAGCGGCACGTGCTGATGGCTCTCTGGTTAAAGCCCGTAAAGGTATGGCTCGTTATAACATTGAGTTCCACGGACGAGCAGCCCACGCAGGTAACGCACCGGAAAAAGGTCGTTCAGCCATTACCGAATTAGCGAACTGGATTCTGGCAATTAATCAGTTAGGTAATGCAGAAGCGGGCACCACCCTGAACGTAGGTGTCGTTAAAGGTGGTGACGCCGCCAATATCGTTCCGGACAAAGCTCAGGCGGTAGTTGACGTACGCTTCTGGGATAACAATGAATATCACCGCATTGATAAAGCTATCAATGAAATGAGCAAAAAAGCGTATGTGGCAGACGTAACTTCCACCGTTACTGAAATGGCGCATACTCCGGCGATGTCTCCTTCTGCAGAAACGGAAAAGCTGATGACATTAGTTGAGCGTTGCGGTGAGGAAGAAGGTATTCCGGTGAAGTGGCAAGTGGTAGGTGGTGGTTCTGATGCTAACCATACGGCAGCATTAGGCGTTCCTTCGCTGGATGGTTTTGGCCCGATCGGTGCCGATTTCCACAGCCCGGCGGAATATGTTGAGTTAGAGAGTATTATTCCGCGGATTAAGTTGCTGAGTCGCATTATTAAGTCACTGTGATAGTTTCTCTGCTTTGATTCTAAAACCGCCCTTTGGGCGGTTTTTTTATTACAGGTTAATATCGTGGATATTCCGACTGTAAAAACTATATTCGAACATTATCAAAGTGCTCGACCGGAAGGGCTATATACTTCGTTTCAGAGTGTTGGACTCTGGCTGTCTCCCGTTAGCTTTTCTGTAACGTAAAAAAATGAAGTGAACACCAACTATTGGACTGTTTACCCAGTGGCTAACATGGTCTGGGTTCTATATTGTACTGGACGTCATTAGAGGTCAATTTTCCAGATAAGTCGCCATTTAATATTGCCAACCCTTATCTGAATAACGCACTGGATTATCAGCCTTTTCAGCTTATTAAACTCTCTATCCAGCATCCTATTTATCAGATTGATGTCAGGATTCAGTTAAAAGTAAAAACAATATGTGAGCTAAAAAACATAAACTGACACATCAGATTTCCATATGATAAATTACGCTTTTTCAGCATAACCACTATATAACTGTCAATTTTTAGCAAAAAATATCTAATAACAAGGTGTTATTCAAATAAAAGGATTTTTTATGAGAAAAAAAATCACTGGGTTATGTACTATTATCGTTGGCTCATTGCTTCTATTTACGATAAACATTGATGCCAGAGAATATCGGTCTTGTCCTGGAGAACTGAATGGTTTCGCCGATATTTCTCTTTCGAAGGCACGTACTTGTCTGGATTCCGTTATCATTATTTATAAACAGATATTACAGGATACTCAAGAAGAGGAACGTCGCAGCCAATCGTTTTCAATTGTCTCCCCGCCAAACAACAATCAGCGCCAAGACTCCGATTACGCTGAAAACTTCATCCCTTACTCAGAGAAAGATTTGGAACGCCGGTTAAATAATCTGGATGCATCCTCATTTCAATTTACTCAACGGATAATTTCCTCGGGTACTATCATTACCCCCCACTGGAATGAAGTTATCCAAGTATTTGACTATTTTTCACCTGCTGGAAAAAATATCAAACACTATCCAGATTACTGTGTCACTAAAGTTATCTTTCATGATGACAGTAGCTGGGCAGCCCCTAAAAAGTGTGAAGGTGAAATTCTTAACTACGGGACGTTAATTCCGATTAAAAAACCAATTAAACGTATAAAATTTCGTCTGAACTACACTGTCTATGATTCAATTCAACAGATCATGCTAACACCAACACATCCGCAGGTTAAAATGGCAAATGGTGAATCATATCGCCTAATTAAAATGGAAGATAAACAGACCATTGTGCTATTGAGGATGCCTGGTAAAACTCAATATGTAATAGAGGGATTAGATGAGGAGGGTCGTGCTTTAAAGCTGACGAACATGGAGCATTCTTGGTATGGCGGCGAAACAGAAGAAATAGAATCGTCTCTTACCAGAATGATACAGGCACGGGATCATTTTTCTCAATTTAAAGACAGTCAGGAATTGTTACGTTATTTGCAGGGTGCTCCTGAGAATGGGGACATGCGCTTTTCCACTCAGCAGCATTCTTTGAATTTCAGTACACCGCCACATAGTCTGAAGATTCACGTACTGTCTCAAGGTCGACAGCAATTTTTTACTGACTGGGCATCTGATTATTCCATTCAGGGTAAAGTAGCAACTGAACGCAAGTGATATCCTTAATGAATAAGGAAGATGGGGCATTGTGTTTTTGTACTGGTAATACTGTTACTTATAGTGGATGGTCATCAAGAACATAAAATATGTCAGGCAGGTTATAAATATACTGACTTCCAAAAAATTTTATGTCGCACAGGATAGTGAAACAAAAGTTGTATTTAAATAGTGAAGAACCATTTGTCGTTTAAATTCTAATGTATATTTTTTCTTTTCCATTAAAGTATGAACCCCTAATTGTTGGGTATCCAACTTTCGGGGTTCACTTTAAAAAGACATCTTTATATAACCAAAAGATTATTGATTAGCTATACGTCGGCAATATATTAAACGTCGACAGTATATGCGCCAGCATAGTGATTACCCCAAATACAATCACTACATACACCAGCGGAGTTCCACCCCAAGTGCGGAACATCGGGTTACCAAATTTTTCACGCGAAGCTTTTGCCAACAGGCCGGGAACGATGATAGCCCATACCGCAAACGCCAGTCCCGCATAACCAATGGCATACAGGAAGCCATTTGGATAGATGGAGCAAA from the Limnobaculum zhutongyuii genome contains:
- a CDS encoding M20 family metallopeptidase — encoded protein: MQLNQYLDELRPLVNIDCGTQTTEGVAVVAGLMEKKYKDLGWHAEIVDLGKEVGPGVFATNKPGATQFDVLLIGHMDTVFPPGTAAERPMSTDATRLYGPGAADMKSGLLNILWAIRALDDKDVQRLSIAVAMNPDEETGSVYSHEWLGKYAKQSRYVLVAEAARADGSLVKARKGMARYNIEFHGRAAHAGNAPEKGRSAITELANWILAINQLGNAEAGTTLNVGVVKGGDAANIVPDKAQAVVDVRFWDNNEYHRIDKAINEMSKKAYVADVTSTVTEMAHTPAMSPSAETEKLMTLVERCGEEEGIPVKWQVVGGGSDANHTAALGVPSLDGFGPIGADFHSPAEYVELESIIPRIKLLSRIIKSL
- a CDS encoding YjiG family protein, which produces MSNNSNPMITDIFVAGARKGWGIATTSTLPNVLMAFVIIKALQITGLLDLLGKLCEPVMALFGLPGEAAAVLISSLMSMGGAIGVAVSLFQSGHLNGEHLAILAPAIYLMGSLVQYVGRVLGVVGTKGSRIPLMLLIAVINSFGAMLLMRIIINL